A window of Bombina bombina isolate aBomBom1 chromosome 5, aBomBom1.pri, whole genome shotgun sequence genomic DNA:
gttaatgctactataAATTTGCAGTAGCAataagcgctctgaaaattaaccaggggtcagacctctggttaattttaaaaatgtccaccaATTACCCACaaaatataatgtagtgtgtaatgaatatatcataatggtttcttccagttgttgctgtttatatttgttgcagttcatatattctaacactagggacaagcatgaggtataacagtgaaatgggtgtgttatcttcagttaataaaaagttcttgaagttgaacaatggtgcattcatgagttctgtgcattctataacaggagatctttatggtatcagaagtaaacagatttatttaaagggacagtctagtttaaattagactttcatgactcatatagggcatgcaattttaaacaactttccagttgacttttatgattaaatttgctttgttcccttggtggcatttttgaaaagctaaacctaggtaggctgaaactgatttctaaaccgcctcttagctcaatgtattttgaaagtttttcacagttaggtagtactagttcatgtgtgtcatatagataacattgtgctcactcccatggagttatttaggagtctgcactgatttgctaaactgcatgtctgtcaaaagcagaggcttttgacagacatctaagaggcttagatgcaaggtaatcacagaggtaaaacatatatttatattactgtgttggttttgcaaaactgacgaatgggtaataaagggattatctatctttttaaataataagaattttggtgtagactgtccctataggtttgtcatggctgcaagcagacagcaagtgccttctatggactttgataaagccaatgtatctgagcactggacaagatggagagagctcatggaattattatttgctaGCCCTGATActgacaagtggacacaggagcagaaggctgcacagtttttcatttgcattggagagaaaggcagagatatcTGCAGATCATTGAGTGCTAGTGGAGCTgtatctgctgaaggtaaaaaggatcccaatgtgttatttgagaagtttgaggcatactgtaatcctaagaaaaacataactgtacagagaaaagtgttttatgaaagacatcagggtacaacagaatctatagatgagtgggtcacacagctatatctcaaAGCTAAAGACGGTGCCTTACATGACACTgatgataaaagatagaattgtgatgggatcaaattctagagaagttCAGAAAAAAATACTGCTAGAAGAGGGGTGTGGGTAAAAaccagatcctgccggatccatgtctaatttagacagatatacacaaacacatccagacacttctggatccaccaattttttgACACAAAAACTTCTGGGTTCtttcagaaataatttttttttttatacacaaaaacagctggatcctgatggatccatgtctagtttagacagagatacagaaatgtaactgttttccacacaaacacatccagacagttCTGGATAcaccatttttttacacaaaaaccatCTGGGTCCTTTTAGAACTAAAACTTGATTACTGAAAAACAATCGGATCCTGtaggatccatgtctaatttagacagaaatacacaaatgtaagtgttttccacacaaacacatcaagacacttctggatccaccaattttgtacacaaaaacatctgggtcgtttcagaaacaacacttttttttacagaaaaacagccagatcctgtcggatccatatctaatttagacagatacacacaaatttaaatgttttccacacaaacgcaGCCAAACACTTCTGGATCGTacaatattttgcacaaaaacttctggatcctttcagaagcaatactttttataaaataaacagtCAGATCCTgacagatccatgtctaatttagaggatccatgtttaatttagacagatacacagaaatgtaactgTTATCCCAGACAAACACagccagacacttctggatccaacaatattttatacaaaaacatcTGGGTACTTTCAGAACCAACACATTTTGTTTATGTGTAAATATAGCACTAGATTCAGCAGAGAATTGGCTCTGGTAGGATCCTGATGTTTTTGTGTACAATAACTTTGGATCCAGGAATGTCTTGATGTGTTTGTGTTGAAAATATTTGGATTTGTATGTACCTGTCTAAATTAGACTCGGATCCAGCAGGATCCAGCTGTTTAGATGTAAAAAagagttgattctggtaagatcctgGTCCTTTAGTGAATAATAGCATTGGACTGAGCAATGTCTAGATGGGTTTGTATGGAaaacatttagattttttttttttactgtacattttttaattaattttaacacTTCTGTACAAGCTCATTTGCAACTTCACAACATTTTATTTAGACATAATAGATTTCAACATGTAAGAAATGTTATAAAACAATACAAATCACAAATGACTACATGTGTGTAAGAATTTGCTACATTTTACTAAGCCATAAAAACTGGCAAATAGTGTATACATTACTGGCACCAGAACTTTTTTAATGTGGGTTTGTCTTCTACATGTAACTAACAATACTGAAAAACATCACTTGTATTTCACACAAAATCATGTTCAGCATTTTGAGACCAGGTCATACAGTCTCCTCTGCAGTTTGATACCAGGTTTATGTGACATTGCCTACAATTTTGTTGCCAGTGCAATAGAACCCTTTACATCCCCTAATATGGAGATTGCAAAATGCTATAGTTCTATTGTGTCTCTTCCAGATTCTGTGGTTACAACATGTCTTTACCAAGtaaaggataaaaatataaaatcaatgtTATATTCATTGTTACAAAGTGTTATAAACACACCAGTTATTGCTAAAATAATtcaagtgaccaaaacaattgaTAATGTGAGATGTGAAAATCATATATTTAAGCAACTGAACCTGTGCTGTGCCCTTTATTAATATATTAGTGCTAGAATACCAAGGAATACATTGAAAACATTATTTTAAGCTCCAGCAGAACATATCCCATGATTATATATCAAAAGAAACAGATGGAACAAGGTGTGGCTACCACAGGTAAATGTCTAAACTTACTGTATGTTGGAGTCTGGAGGTGCAGGTGATGTGGTATGTTCATGCAGGAGGTGTGGATTTTAGCATTTAAGAAATAAATGTTGCTGTCCTATTCATAAGCAAAGCAAAATGCTATGCTTGAATTCCATATGCTTCTAGGTACAATATTTTTTTCCTTGGCTTTTGTACTGTAAGAAAGATTGTAACAGGTTTTTCTTTAAATAGACTACAGTTGTCTTGCACTGGATTAACTGAACCACTTTATATAAAAAGAGGCTTTATTTAAACTTGTACAGCTAACCACTGAGATGAAGTTAGAAACCATTACAATAACTCTTTGGCTACAATGTATTTCAGACCTCTTTGGTAGCCTAGGGGTTAATAAGAGGACAGGGTCTATAAAAttacacatacttaaagggacataatactcatatgctaaatcacttgaaactgatgcagtataactgtaaaaagctgacaggaaaatatcacctgagcatctctatgtaaaaaaggaagatattttacctcacaatttcctcagctcagcagagtaagttctgtgtaaaaagttatacttcacctgctcccagctgcaggtaaaaattaaaaaaaaatgaagaaattaacagcagccaatcagcatcagcagtgctgaggtcatgaactcttactgtgatctcatgagatttgacttaactctcatgagatttcatagtaagcttcctttacctgattggtgaaataatatgagagttcacgaggctcatcccctaagctgtcccaggacagacatactaaaatgctgcttagaaatcctttacaatgggatgtggctactgaggaacttttgaggtaaaatatctttcttttttacatagagatgttcaggtgatattttctagtcagctttttacagctatgctgcatcactttcaagtgtttaaacatttgggtattatggccctttaaggattttGGAATTTCTGCTTGTTCTGGAATTTGTCAGCTTGACTTCCTATTTATTTTAATGTTCTAGTAATTCCTTAGAGCAGGACATCTGTGCTCACTTCTGTtcagttttataaaaaaatacactttaaaactaTTACTACAAATCTCCACACACACTAATAATAGAGCTTAAGTGTATCATACTAATCTCACATTCACATAACATCCTTTGCAAAGCATATGTCCTCTTTAAGCTCTACCAAACAATAGAGGGGTAGCATTTTCAAGAAAGaaccatttttaaattattttttcatctTGCAAGTGATGTGGTGAAAATGTTGTATATTGTTGTTTGTGCTAAAAAAAAAGATACTGCAAATCGAAGTTTTATAAGCCAATTGTGTTATATATACGCTGTTTATAATACAGCTAAGGTCTCTCTGGTCTGAAGGAAAATTACAGCAACATATTTCCTTCTGTATACTCAAGAAGGGTTGTGTTGTAAAGGACCATGGGATACACACAAAATGAAACCTATTCTCTGTCATGCATTGTAAGATGTTCATTATTTTCTACCCAATGAAGATCCTTTAGCTGCTCATTCTAGCTTCAAGGAGTAAGTAAAATTTGCAAAAACCTGCGTAAATGGaacatttcacagttaagttttcaAGCTGTATACACCCTTTTAAAAACACCTACATTGCAATCAATATATGTATGGGCTGCCTGGCTGCTCAAACTCTTTCTCAGCACAAACAGAACTGTTCTATCAATATCCAATATTTACCTTTTAGAAACATTAACAGCAGTTAACTCCCTCCCTGAAAGGCAATGCAGCAGTCTTCCTCAGCCCTTAAGTAATTGTAAGCAACTGACCTCGATATTTCAACATGGTGACAATACAGAAGACAACATGTGTAgtcttgcaaagtttttttttttttaaagtaagaatTGAAAAAGGCtaaagtggactttctaaagaatgataataaaaagtaaaatcacTTGAGCTTACTATTAAATTCATATCAAGTGCAATATTTTCTgacagctttaaagggatataaatctgCAGCATTTTCATATTACCTTATTGGTTGTCTATACCTATGTGCTCAATCCCATGCAAAATGATTAATAAACAGATAAAGTCAGCTCTGAACCATTACTGGTGCAGAGCTGAACAAGGATGGTGAGTCAATCAGGGGCCCCATATATGCGTAGCTGCCACTTTCCAGCTGTATTCAGTTCATGATTAGCAGCTCTGTAGTTTActttaactaggtgtttaaccATCCTGTGGGGAACGAACACAGGTATAGGCAAACAATGGTGAAATAACAATACTGTTGTACACTAAAGCATTTCATTATTGcagctttatgtccttttaaaataagaaaaaatacaataatcaaTACTCTACATCTGCTCATAGATTATTAAGTAAAAATCAGTCCAGAGAATTAAAAATGTGACCTTTTTGGCAATTACTATGGAGAATGTATCTCTCCCATTCATGTCATTCTCATGTGCATTCCGCTACTTGGGTTTAAATGTTGTCTGTAACATCTAAACAAACATTTCCACGCACTTCTGACATGTGATGCTACAAATGTTCTTGTAGTGAAACAAATAGGGGAAGCACAAAGCAATATCTTCATCTCCTAAATAAAACCAGCAGTAAAACATATCAAACACACACTGTAAGCAGGGACATACTGCAACGTTAAGTAGATTCACAGCATAAAGTGTTGTTTTTTCCTTAGCACCAGCCTTAGATTCATAGCTGTACAAGGCAGTAATGCTGTAGGCCACTCTGGTAATGAAAAATCTTCGCTTCTGCCTTGCTCTGTGCTCCTGGCACTTTGTTTTTATCGACACACCAACTAGCACAGCCTGTGATGTGTTCTGTAGACTGTATTACAGACACTGTCAAATCAGCTCTGAAGGTGACAAAAGCTGGCTCCCATCCACTTCTTCTCAGTGGCATTAACAGTAAACGGTTGTAAAAATAGAATGTACCAAGCATCTCAAGGACAGTACTGTCTTATAAGCTTTTCAGTTGTCACAGTGCTGGAAGTTGCATAGAGTGTCAGCTGATGAGTTCTTCGTCTGTGTAGTGGTTGTTCTGAAGGGATAGTATGGCGCAAGAAGTTTTGTAGTGGGGGGGGATTGCTCACAGGAAGCTACTGTACTTCAGTAAGTGTGCTTGTCACTCAAAACGCCGCAGGTGATTATATAGCGACTGCACATAGGTAAACACACACATCGGATCTGGCTTCTTCCCCATCATAAGCATATCTTCCACTTCAATAAGACGGTCACAGTGAGCCATTTTCTCTGCAGTAGAGAAAGCCAGCTCGAAATTCTGTTTGTGGTTTGTTGGCTCTAGAGCGTCATAATCAAAAGCTTCTGGGAAGAATGAGTGGACCAGGGCACAAAAGGCCATCCCATCGTTCCAGCTGGATGAGAAGTTCTGTAGGTCAATGTGCTTATAGCCAATTGTTTTGGAGCGACACCATTCCAAGAGAATTTGCTTAATGCTGCTGGCACTGGAAACGCCAAAACTCTGAGACCTTTTTAGTTTCACCTTGGATTCCCCCTTGCCCTTGGAACTATCAGGATCAAACTTCTCAAAAAAGGCCTTGTGAGCCTGCGTACCAGAAGAGCGGGGTAATGTCTGGGACCTCACCAGATCCGGCTTCTTTTCAGCCTGACGATTAATGGCAGGAGGCGACTGGGATTTTGAAGTGACATCAAAATATCTGTCTGTACTTTCACTACTTATGGACGAGCCTGTCACACTGTAACTATGGGTAGTCTTTGTGGCAGAAATAATTTTCTCTGAATTTGTAGTTACACCCATAGTTTTGTCAACGCTGGCATTCCATGTCCTTActccacctgtttttttttttgctttgtttaggTGACGTCTCTGTTGGACTTTTGGGGTCATGCAAATTAGGACGGCTGCTGCCATTGGATGAGCTTGGATGTATATCAGCTGTGCCTTTGGTGACAGCGGTCACTGGCAAATGCGGCATCCTCACAGAAAGTGCAGGTGAATGTTCGTGTGCTGTAGCGTCTTGTAAGCCAAAGCCTGAAGAGCCTTTTGGTTTATCTGGACTGGACTGGTGATGTCCATTTTCAACTACTGAAGAGCCAGTATTCCTTGCATCCTCCACATGGTTCTGTGACTCCGTCATAACATTCTGCGCTTTCCCGGACACCGACATTTAGATTTTTTATGTGTCAGTCTAAATTAGATATGGATCAGGCAGGGTctgtctatttttctgtaaaaagagTTGGTTCTGAGAGGATAAGATTTTTCTGTCTAAAATAGCATTAGTTCAGGCAGTGTCAGGATGTTTTTGTGTGGGAAGTACttacatttatatgtgtttgtctaaattagacatggatcaagCTGGTTGCggctttttttctgtaataaaaatgttgGTTCTAGGATATATATGTTgctgttttttaacctcttaaggacatatgacggaatttttctgtcataaaacaattgaacaaactgaaagctgtgtccttaaagggttaaatagcatTAGATCCAGTAGAGTCTGGATATGTTTGTGTGGAAAATATTtggatatgtgtgtctgtgtaagttatccatggatccagcaggatccagCTCTTTATCTGTTAAAAAGAGATGGTGCTATTAGAATCCAGATTTTTTTGTCAAAAATAGTGATGATCCACCAATGTATAGATGTGTTTGCAtggaaaacactaaattagagatgGATCCAGCAGAATGCATCTTTTTTTCATTAAATAGAGATGGTTTTGGCAGTTACCAGATGTGTTTGTATAAAATAGCATTAGATTCagcagtgtctggatgtgtttgttttGAAAATACCTGAATttgtgtgtgaatttgtgtgtgtgtgtgtgtgtctttttttttaacttttttatttttttatttataaccaacaatgcaTACAGTTATGCAAGTTACATGTCATTGTGCCACGCAGGGTGGAGTGTCACAACATACAGTGAACATAATTAatccatcactagcacagagagcggcacagtgtgtattaaccctttactagcacagagcagcacagtgtgtattaacccttcactagcacagagaactgcacagtttgtattaacccttcactagcacagagagcagcacagtgtgtattaacccttcactagcacagagagcagcacagtgtgtattaacccttcactagcacagagagtagcagtttgtattaacccttcactagcacagagagctgcacagtgtgtattaacccttcactagcacagagagcagcacagtgtatattaacccttcactagcacagagagcagcacagtgtgtattaacccttcactagcacagagagcagcacagtgtgtattaacccttcactagcacagagagcagcacagtgtgtattaacccttcactagcacagagagtagcagtttgtattaacccttcactagcacagagagctgcacagtgtgtattaacccttcactagcacagagagcagcacagtgtatattaacccttcactagcacagagagcagcacagtgtgtattaacccttcactagcacagagagcagcacagtgtgtattaacccttcactagcacagagagctgcacagtgtgtattaacccttcactagcacagagagcagcacattgtgcattaacccttcactagcacagagagcagcacagtgtgtattaacccttcactagaaaaGTGAGCAGCACATTTTGTATTaacacttcactagcacagagagcagcacagtgtgtattaaccctttactagcacagagagctgcacagtgtgtattaaccctttactagcacagagagcagcacagtgtgtattaaccctttactagcacagagaacagcacagtgtgtattaaacctttactaggacagagagcagcacagtgcgtattaacccttcactagcacagggaacggcacagggtgtattaacccttcactagcagagagagcagcacagagtaTATTGTATGAGCGTGTTatgcattagtgtgtatgtgtgtgtgagtgtgtatgcattaatgtatgtatgagtttatgtATGTaatagtgagtgtgtatgtataggtatttatgagtgagtgagtgtgtgtatgtatgagtaaatgtgtg
This region includes:
- the LOC128659233 gene encoding LOW QUALITY PROTEIN: smoothelin-like protein 2 (The sequence of the model RefSeq protein was modified relative to this genomic sequence to represent the inferred CDS: deleted 1 base in 1 codon) — translated: MSVSGKAQNVMTESQNHVEDARNTGSSVVENGHHQSSPDKPKGSSGFGLQDATAHEHSPALSVRMPHLPVTAVTKGTADIHPSSSNGSSRPNLHDPKSPTETSPKQSKKKNGGVRTWNASVDKTMGVTTNSEKIISATKTTHSYSVTGSSISSESTDRYFDVTSKSQSPPAINRQAEKKPDLVRSQTLPRSSGTQAHKAFFEKFDPDSSKGKGESKVKLKRSQSFGVSSASSIKQILLEWCRSKTIGYKHIDLQNFSSSWNDGMAFCALVHSFFPEAFDYDALEPTNHKQNFELAFSTAEKMAHCDRLIEVEDMLMMGKKPDPMCVFTYVQSLYNHLRRFE